One Denticeps clupeoides chromosome 3, fDenClu1.1, whole genome shotgun sequence DNA window includes the following coding sequences:
- the dab2ipb gene encoding DAB2 interacting protein b isoform X7, which translates to MLRRLGKASHLMPRLKESRSHESLLSPSSAVEALDLSMEEEVLIKPVHSSILGQDFCFEVTTSTGSKCFSCRSAAERDKWMENLRRAVHPNKDNSRRVENMLKLWIIEAKDLPAKKKYFCELCLDDALYARTTCKLKTDNVFWGEHFEFNNLPSVKSITAHLYKDSDKKKKKDKNNYVGLVNIPINAVTGRQFVEKWYPVSMPNPNKGKSPAPMIRIKARYQSMSILPMELYKEFAEYITNNYMLLCSVLEPAISVKNKEEMACALVHILQSTGKAKDFLTDLMMSEVDRCGENEHLIFRENTLGTKAIEEYLKLVGQKYLQDALGEFIKALYESDENCEVDPSKCSSSDLAEHQSNLKMCCELAFCKIINSYCVFPRELKEVFASWRQECGNRGRPDISERLISASLFLRFLCPAIMSPSLFNLTQEYPDDRTARTLTLIAKVTQNLANFTKFGNKEEYMSFMNQFLEHEWTNMQRFLLEISNPETLSNTAGFEGYIDLGRELSTLHSLLAEVVSQMDQSSASKLGPLPRILRDVHAALSNPTNVQMMAPPERMPSPPAPGCSISTGLQKMVIDNELSGLVDFTRLPSPTPENKDLFFVTRSSGIQPSPARSSSYSEANEPELGMSNGSKSLSMVDLQETARSLDTPPAPSDTLGEGPSVPWLVRMPQGNLVGGPTLRRAGQTPTTPGAGEGVPGAPGRPAQLLAPLSFQNPVYQMAAGLPVSPRGAVGDSGSESHSSVSSHSNNDDRPELKHPFLNHGGGASSGEEFGARRSGEFTRRQMSLTESQHQTGVPRQNSAGPQRRIDQPPPQSTARGRTPPSMLNSAPYPRPSSSSVMSSSPDWPSSGARLRQQSSSSKGDSPETKQRAQHKQAPSPVNPSALDRTAAWLLNMNVPYLEQDSETDPHAREEYTHEKYQAEIALLQDKLRVSVQKLEEYELRLKDQDDQAQKMLMEYQARLEESEERLRRQQDDKDLQMKSIISRLMSVEEELKKDHSDMQAVVDSKQKIIDAQEKRIASLDAANARLMSALTQLKERYSMQTRNGISPTNPTKLQITENGEFRNSSNC; encoded by the exons ATCTCATCTGATGCCGAGGTTGAAGGAGTCTCGTTCCCACGAGTCTTTGCTCAGTCCCAGCAGTGCAGTTGAAGCGTTGGACctcagcatggaggaggaggtgctgATTAAACCTGTACACAGCAGCATCCTGGGCCAGGACTTCTGCTTTGAG GTGACCACGTCCACTGGCAGCAAGTGTTTCTCTTGTCGCTCGGCAGCAGAGAGGGACAAATGGATGGAGAACCTGAGACGGGCCGTTCACCCAAACAAG GACAACAGTCGGCGTGTGGAGAACATGCTGAAGCTGTGGATCATCGAAGCCAAGGATCTACCAGCGAAGAAGAAGTACTTCTGCGAGCTCTGTCTGGACGATGCTTTGTACGCGCGCACCACATGCAAGCTCAAAACCGACAACGTCTTCTGGGGCGAGCACTTTGAGTTCAACAACCTGCCCTCTGTCAAAAGCATAACGGCGCACCTCTACAAGGACAgcgacaagaagaagaagaaagacaagAATAACTACGTTGGCCTGGTCAACATCCCCATCAACGCTGTGACCGGCCGGCAGTTTGTGGAGAAGTGGTACCCGGTCAGCATGCCCAACCCCAACAAGGGAAAGTCTCCAGCGCCCATGATCCGCATCAAAGCGCGCTACCAGAGCATGAGCATCCTTCCCATGGAGCTCTACAAAGAGTTTGCAGAATACATCACTAACAACTACATGCTGCTGTGTTCGGTGTTGGAGCCAGCCATCAGTGTGAAAAACAAAGAGGAGATGGCCTGTGCCCTGGTGCACATTTTACAGAGCACCGGTAAGGCCAAG GACTTCCTGACCGATCTCATGATGTCTGAGGTGGACCGCTGTGGGGAGAACGAACACCTCATCTTCAGGGAGAACACACTGGGCACCAAAGCCATAGAAGAGTACCTCAAGCTGGTGGGACAGAAGTACCTGCAAGATGCACTGG GTGAGTTTATTAAAGCTCTGTACGAGTCAGATGAAAACTGTGAGGTGGACCCCTCCAAATGTTCCTCCAGTGATCTGGCGGAGCACCAGAGCAATCTAAAGATGTGCTGTGAGCTGGCCTTCTGCAAGATCATCAACTCCTACTG TGTCTTTCCACGGGAACTCAAGGAAGTGTTTGCGTCGTGGCGACAGGAGTGTGGGAACCGTGGTCGCCCGGACATCAGCGAGCGTCTGATCAGTGCGTCACTCTTTCTGCGCTTCTTGTGTCCTGCCATCATGTCGCCGTCTCTCTTCAACCTGACGCAGGAGTACCCCGACGACCGCACGGCGCGTACACTAACACTCATCGCCAAGGTCACGCAGAATCTCGCCAACTTCacaaa ATTTGGCAACAAGGAGGAGTATATGTCTTTCATGAACCAGTTTCTGGAGCATGAGTGGACTAACATGCAGCGCTTCCTGTTGGAGATCTCCAACCCTGAGACCCTCTCCAACACAGCCGGCTTTGAGGGTTACATTGACTTGGGCCGGGAGCTGTCCACGCTGCACTCTCTGCTGGCTGAAGTGGTCTCTCAGATGGACCAG AGTTCAGCCTCAAAGCTTGGGCCCCTACCCAGAATCCTTAGGGATGTGCACGCGGCATTGAGCAACCCCACAAATGTCCAGATGATGGCTCCACCAGAGCGCATGCCCTCCCCTCCGGCCCCAGGCTGCAGCATCTCCACTGGCCTGCAGAAAATGGTCATCGACAATGAGCTATCAGG CTTGGTGGACTTCACTCgtctcccctcccccaccccggAAAATAAAGATCTGTTTTTTGTCACACGGAGCTCGGGCATCCAGCCCTCCCCAGCGCGCAGCTCGAGTTACTCTGAAGCCAATGAGCCCGAGCTGGGCATGAGCAATGGTAGCAAGAGCCTGTCCATGGTTGACCTCCAAGAGACGGCCCGGAGTCTGGACACCCCCCCTGCTCCCTCGGACACGCTCGGTGAGGGCCCTTCCGTGCCCTGGTTGGTACGGATGCCCCAGGGCAACTTGGTTGGGGGTCCCACCTTGCGGAGGGCAGGCCAGACCCCCACCACGCCCGGAGCGGGAGAGGGGGTCCCGGGAGCTCCGGGGCGGCCAGCTCAGCTCCTGGCCCCCCTGTCCTTCCAGAACCCCGTCTACCAGATGGCGGCCGGACTTCCTGTGTCGCCCCGTGGAGCAGTGGGGGACTCTGGGTCGGAGTCTCACAGCTCTGTCAGTTCCCATAGCAACAATGACGACAGGCCAGAGCTAAAACACCCTTTTTTGAACCATGGGGGTGGGGCCAGCAGTGGGGAGGAGTTTGGGGCGCGGCGTTCAGGAGAGTTCACTCGGAGGCAGATGTCCCTTACAGAGTCCCAACATCAAACGGGTGTCCCTCGGCAGAACAGTGCCGGACCCCAGCGTCGCATTGACCAACCACCACCGCAGAGCACTGCGCGAGGCCGCACCCCTCCCAGCATGCTCAACTCTGCCCCTTACCCACGCCCTTCCAGCAGCAGCGTGATGTCATCCTCACCTGATTGGCCGAGCAGTGGGGCACGATTACGGCAACAGAGCTCCTCCTCCAAAGGGGACAGTCCAGAGACCAAACAGCGCGCTCAGCACaaacag GCCCCTTCCCCAGTCAACCCCAGTGCGTTGGATCGCACGGCTGCCTGGCTGCTGAATATGAATGTGCCGTATTTAGAGCAGGACTCAGAGACAGACCCACACGCCAGAGAGGAGTACACACATGAAAAG TACCAGGCGGAGATCGCGCTGCTGCAGGATAAGCTGCGCGTGTCGGTGCAGAAGCTGGAGGAGTATGAGCTCCGGCTGAAGGACCAGGATGATCAGGCTCAGAAGATGCTGATGGAGTACCAGGCGCGGCTGGAGGAGTCAGAAGAGCGGCTGCGCCGACAGCAGGATGACAAGGACTTGCAGATGAAGAGCATCATCAGCAG GTTGATGTCTGTTGAAGAGGAACTGAAGAAGGACCACTCAGACATGCAGGCTGTTGTCGACTCCAAACAGAAAATTATTGAtgcacag GAGAAGCGGATAGCATCTCTGGACGCGGCCAACGCTCGGCTTATGAGCGCACTGACGCAGCTAAAGGAGCGCTACAGCATGCAGACGCGCAACGGCATCTCCCCCACAAACCCCACCAAGCTGCAGATCACTGAGAACGGGGA
- the dab2ipb gene encoding DAB2 interacting protein b isoform X5, with the protein MEPEADADTDEQSDSPPDHTGRRRSMPGSGPDKVLPNMETAAAATPFRVTGFLSRRLKGSIKRTKSQPKLDRNSSFRHILPGFRNAETDRSHLMPRLKESRSHESLLSPSSAVEALDLSMEEEVLIKPVHSSILGQDFCFEVTTSTGSKCFSCRSAAERDKWMENLRRAVHPNKDNSRRVENMLKLWIIEAKDLPAKKKYFCELCLDDALYARTTCKLKTDNVFWGEHFEFNNLPSVKSITAHLYKDSDKKKKKDKNNYVGLVNIPINAVTGRQFVEKWYPVSMPNPNKGKSPAPMIRIKARYQSMSILPMELYKEFAEYITNNYMLLCSVLEPAISVKNKEEMACALVHILQSTGKAKDFLTDLMMSEVDRCGENEHLIFRENTLGTKAIEEYLKLVGQKYLQDALGEFIKALYESDENCEVDPSKCSSSDLAEHQSNLKMCCELAFCKIINSYCVFPRELKEVFASWRQECGNRGRPDISERLISASLFLRFLCPAIMSPSLFNLTQEYPDDRTARTLTLIAKVTQNLANFTKFGNKEEYMSFMNQFLEHEWTNMQRFLLEISNPETLSNTAGFEGYIDLGRELSTLHSLLAEVVSQMDQSSASKLGPLPRILRDVHAALSNPTNVQMMAPPERMPSPPAPGCSISTGLQKMVIDNELSGLVDFTRLPSPTPENKDLFFVTRSSGIQPSPARSSSYSEANEPELGMSNGSKSLSMVDLQETARSLDTPPAPSDTLGEGPSVPWLVRMPQGNLVGGPTLRRAGQTPTTPGAGEGVPGAPGRPAQLLAPLSFQNPVYQMAAGLPVSPRGAVGDSGSESHSSVSSHSNNDDRPELKHPFLNHGGGASSGEEFGARRSGEFTRRQMSLTESQHQTGVPRQNSAGPQRRIDQPPPQSTARGRTPPSMLNSAPYPRPSSSSVMSSSPDWPSSGARLRQQSSSSKGDSPETKQRAQHKQAPSPVNPSALDRTAAWLLNMNVPYLEQDSETDPHAREEYTHEKYQAEIALLQDKLRVSVQKLEEYELRLKDQDDQAQKMLMEYQARLEESEERLRRQQDDKDLQMKSIISRLMSVEEELKKDHSDMQAVVDSKQKIIDAQEKRIASLDAANARLMSALTQLKERYSMQTRNGISPTNPTKLQITENGEFRNSSNC; encoded by the exons ATCTCATCTGATGCCGAGGTTGAAGGAGTCTCGTTCCCACGAGTCTTTGCTCAGTCCCAGCAGTGCAGTTGAAGCGTTGGACctcagcatggaggaggaggtgctgATTAAACCTGTACACAGCAGCATCCTGGGCCAGGACTTCTGCTTTGAG GTGACCACGTCCACTGGCAGCAAGTGTTTCTCTTGTCGCTCGGCAGCAGAGAGGGACAAATGGATGGAGAACCTGAGACGGGCCGTTCACCCAAACAAG GACAACAGTCGGCGTGTGGAGAACATGCTGAAGCTGTGGATCATCGAAGCCAAGGATCTACCAGCGAAGAAGAAGTACTTCTGCGAGCTCTGTCTGGACGATGCTTTGTACGCGCGCACCACATGCAAGCTCAAAACCGACAACGTCTTCTGGGGCGAGCACTTTGAGTTCAACAACCTGCCCTCTGTCAAAAGCATAACGGCGCACCTCTACAAGGACAgcgacaagaagaagaagaaagacaagAATAACTACGTTGGCCTGGTCAACATCCCCATCAACGCTGTGACCGGCCGGCAGTTTGTGGAGAAGTGGTACCCGGTCAGCATGCCCAACCCCAACAAGGGAAAGTCTCCAGCGCCCATGATCCGCATCAAAGCGCGCTACCAGAGCATGAGCATCCTTCCCATGGAGCTCTACAAAGAGTTTGCAGAATACATCACTAACAACTACATGCTGCTGTGTTCGGTGTTGGAGCCAGCCATCAGTGTGAAAAACAAAGAGGAGATGGCCTGTGCCCTGGTGCACATTTTACAGAGCACCGGTAAGGCCAAG GACTTCCTGACCGATCTCATGATGTCTGAGGTGGACCGCTGTGGGGAGAACGAACACCTCATCTTCAGGGAGAACACACTGGGCACCAAAGCCATAGAAGAGTACCTCAAGCTGGTGGGACAGAAGTACCTGCAAGATGCACTGG GTGAGTTTATTAAAGCTCTGTACGAGTCAGATGAAAACTGTGAGGTGGACCCCTCCAAATGTTCCTCCAGTGATCTGGCGGAGCACCAGAGCAATCTAAAGATGTGCTGTGAGCTGGCCTTCTGCAAGATCATCAACTCCTACTG TGTCTTTCCACGGGAACTCAAGGAAGTGTTTGCGTCGTGGCGACAGGAGTGTGGGAACCGTGGTCGCCCGGACATCAGCGAGCGTCTGATCAGTGCGTCACTCTTTCTGCGCTTCTTGTGTCCTGCCATCATGTCGCCGTCTCTCTTCAACCTGACGCAGGAGTACCCCGACGACCGCACGGCGCGTACACTAACACTCATCGCCAAGGTCACGCAGAATCTCGCCAACTTCacaaa ATTTGGCAACAAGGAGGAGTATATGTCTTTCATGAACCAGTTTCTGGAGCATGAGTGGACTAACATGCAGCGCTTCCTGTTGGAGATCTCCAACCCTGAGACCCTCTCCAACACAGCCGGCTTTGAGGGTTACATTGACTTGGGCCGGGAGCTGTCCACGCTGCACTCTCTGCTGGCTGAAGTGGTCTCTCAGATGGACCAG AGTTCAGCCTCAAAGCTTGGGCCCCTACCCAGAATCCTTAGGGATGTGCACGCGGCATTGAGCAACCCCACAAATGTCCAGATGATGGCTCCACCAGAGCGCATGCCCTCCCCTCCGGCCCCAGGCTGCAGCATCTCCACTGGCCTGCAGAAAATGGTCATCGACAATGAGCTATCAGG CTTGGTGGACTTCACTCgtctcccctcccccaccccggAAAATAAAGATCTGTTTTTTGTCACACGGAGCTCGGGCATCCAGCCCTCCCCAGCGCGCAGCTCGAGTTACTCTGAAGCCAATGAGCCCGAGCTGGGCATGAGCAATGGTAGCAAGAGCCTGTCCATGGTTGACCTCCAAGAGACGGCCCGGAGTCTGGACACCCCCCCTGCTCCCTCGGACACGCTCGGTGAGGGCCCTTCCGTGCCCTGGTTGGTACGGATGCCCCAGGGCAACTTGGTTGGGGGTCCCACCTTGCGGAGGGCAGGCCAGACCCCCACCACGCCCGGAGCGGGAGAGGGGGTCCCGGGAGCTCCGGGGCGGCCAGCTCAGCTCCTGGCCCCCCTGTCCTTCCAGAACCCCGTCTACCAGATGGCGGCCGGACTTCCTGTGTCGCCCCGTGGAGCAGTGGGGGACTCTGGGTCGGAGTCTCACAGCTCTGTCAGTTCCCATAGCAACAATGACGACAGGCCAGAGCTAAAACACCCTTTTTTGAACCATGGGGGTGGGGCCAGCAGTGGGGAGGAGTTTGGGGCGCGGCGTTCAGGAGAGTTCACTCGGAGGCAGATGTCCCTTACAGAGTCCCAACATCAAACGGGTGTCCCTCGGCAGAACAGTGCCGGACCCCAGCGTCGCATTGACCAACCACCACCGCAGAGCACTGCGCGAGGCCGCACCCCTCCCAGCATGCTCAACTCTGCCCCTTACCCACGCCCTTCCAGCAGCAGCGTGATGTCATCCTCACCTGATTGGCCGAGCAGTGGGGCACGATTACGGCAACAGAGCTCCTCCTCCAAAGGGGACAGTCCAGAGACCAAACAGCGCGCTCAGCACaaacag GCCCCTTCCCCAGTCAACCCCAGTGCGTTGGATCGCACGGCTGCCTGGCTGCTGAATATGAATGTGCCGTATTTAGAGCAGGACTCAGAGACAGACCCACACGCCAGAGAGGAGTACACACATGAAAAG TACCAGGCGGAGATCGCGCTGCTGCAGGATAAGCTGCGCGTGTCGGTGCAGAAGCTGGAGGAGTATGAGCTCCGGCTGAAGGACCAGGATGATCAGGCTCAGAAGATGCTGATGGAGTACCAGGCGCGGCTGGAGGAGTCAGAAGAGCGGCTGCGCCGACAGCAGGATGACAAGGACTTGCAGATGAAGAGCATCATCAGCAG GTTGATGTCTGTTGAAGAGGAACTGAAGAAGGACCACTCAGACATGCAGGCTGTTGTCGACTCCAAACAGAAAATTATTGAtgcacag GAGAAGCGGATAGCATCTCTGGACGCGGCCAACGCTCGGCTTATGAGCGCACTGACGCAGCTAAAGGAGCGCTACAGCATGCAGACGCGCAACGGCATCTCCCCCACAAACCCCACCAAGCTGCAGATCACTGAGAACGGGGA
- the dab2ipb gene encoding DAB2 interacting protein b isoform X6, which yields MPGSGPDKVLPNMETAAAATPFRVTGFLSRRLKGSIKRTKSQPKLDRNSSFRHILPGFRNAETDRSHLMPRLKESRSHESLLSPSSAVEALDLSMEEEVLIKPVHSSILGQDFCFEVTTSTGSKCFSCRSAAERDKWMENLRRAVHPNKDNSRRVENMLKLWIIEAKDLPAKKKYFCELCLDDALYARTTCKLKTDNVFWGEHFEFNNLPSVKSITAHLYKDSDKKKKKDKNNYVGLVNIPINAVTGRQFVEKWYPVSMPNPNKGKSPAPMIRIKARYQSMSILPMELYKEFAEYITNNYMLLCSVLEPAISVKNKEEMACALVHILQSTGKAKDFLTDLMMSEVDRCGENEHLIFRENTLGTKAIEEYLKLVGQKYLQDALGEFIKALYESDENCEVDPSKCSSSDLAEHQSNLKMCCELAFCKIINSYCVFPRELKEVFASWRQECGNRGRPDISERLISASLFLRFLCPAIMSPSLFNLTQEYPDDRTARTLTLIAKVTQNLANFTKFGNKEEYMSFMNQFLEHEWTNMQRFLLEISNPETLSNTAGFEGYIDLGRELSTLHSLLAEVVSQMDQSSASKLGPLPRILRDVHAALSNPTNVQMMAPPERMPSPPAPGCSISTGLQKMVIDNELSGLVDFTRLPSPTPENKDLFFVTRSSGIQPSPARSSSYSEANEPELGMSNGSKSLSMVDLQETARSLDTPPAPSDTLGEGPSVPWLVRMPQGNLVGGPTLRRAGQTPTTPGAGEGVPGAPGRPAQLLAPLSFQNPVYQMAAGLPVSPRGAVGDSGSESHSSVSSHSNNDDRPELKHPFLNHGGGASSGEEFGARRSGEFTRRQMSLTESQHQTGVPRQNSAGPQRRIDQPPPQSTARGRTPPSMLNSAPYPRPSSSSVMSSSPDWPSSGARLRQQSSSSKGDSPETKQRAQHKQAPSPVNPSALDRTAAWLLNMNVPYLEQDSETDPHAREEYTHEKYQAEIALLQDKLRVSVQKLEEYELRLKDQDDQAQKMLMEYQARLEESEERLRRQQDDKDLQMKSIISRLMSVEEELKKDHSDMQAVVDSKQKIIDAQEKRIASLDAANARLMSALTQLKERYSMQTRNGISPTNPTKLQITENGEFRNSSNC from the exons ATCTCATCTGATGCCGAGGTTGAAGGAGTCTCGTTCCCACGAGTCTTTGCTCAGTCCCAGCAGTGCAGTTGAAGCGTTGGACctcagcatggaggaggaggtgctgATTAAACCTGTACACAGCAGCATCCTGGGCCAGGACTTCTGCTTTGAG GTGACCACGTCCACTGGCAGCAAGTGTTTCTCTTGTCGCTCGGCAGCAGAGAGGGACAAATGGATGGAGAACCTGAGACGGGCCGTTCACCCAAACAAG GACAACAGTCGGCGTGTGGAGAACATGCTGAAGCTGTGGATCATCGAAGCCAAGGATCTACCAGCGAAGAAGAAGTACTTCTGCGAGCTCTGTCTGGACGATGCTTTGTACGCGCGCACCACATGCAAGCTCAAAACCGACAACGTCTTCTGGGGCGAGCACTTTGAGTTCAACAACCTGCCCTCTGTCAAAAGCATAACGGCGCACCTCTACAAGGACAgcgacaagaagaagaagaaagacaagAATAACTACGTTGGCCTGGTCAACATCCCCATCAACGCTGTGACCGGCCGGCAGTTTGTGGAGAAGTGGTACCCGGTCAGCATGCCCAACCCCAACAAGGGAAAGTCTCCAGCGCCCATGATCCGCATCAAAGCGCGCTACCAGAGCATGAGCATCCTTCCCATGGAGCTCTACAAAGAGTTTGCAGAATACATCACTAACAACTACATGCTGCTGTGTTCGGTGTTGGAGCCAGCCATCAGTGTGAAAAACAAAGAGGAGATGGCCTGTGCCCTGGTGCACATTTTACAGAGCACCGGTAAGGCCAAG GACTTCCTGACCGATCTCATGATGTCTGAGGTGGACCGCTGTGGGGAGAACGAACACCTCATCTTCAGGGAGAACACACTGGGCACCAAAGCCATAGAAGAGTACCTCAAGCTGGTGGGACAGAAGTACCTGCAAGATGCACTGG GTGAGTTTATTAAAGCTCTGTACGAGTCAGATGAAAACTGTGAGGTGGACCCCTCCAAATGTTCCTCCAGTGATCTGGCGGAGCACCAGAGCAATCTAAAGATGTGCTGTGAGCTGGCCTTCTGCAAGATCATCAACTCCTACTG TGTCTTTCCACGGGAACTCAAGGAAGTGTTTGCGTCGTGGCGACAGGAGTGTGGGAACCGTGGTCGCCCGGACATCAGCGAGCGTCTGATCAGTGCGTCACTCTTTCTGCGCTTCTTGTGTCCTGCCATCATGTCGCCGTCTCTCTTCAACCTGACGCAGGAGTACCCCGACGACCGCACGGCGCGTACACTAACACTCATCGCCAAGGTCACGCAGAATCTCGCCAACTTCacaaa ATTTGGCAACAAGGAGGAGTATATGTCTTTCATGAACCAGTTTCTGGAGCATGAGTGGACTAACATGCAGCGCTTCCTGTTGGAGATCTCCAACCCTGAGACCCTCTCCAACACAGCCGGCTTTGAGGGTTACATTGACTTGGGCCGGGAGCTGTCCACGCTGCACTCTCTGCTGGCTGAAGTGGTCTCTCAGATGGACCAG AGTTCAGCCTCAAAGCTTGGGCCCCTACCCAGAATCCTTAGGGATGTGCACGCGGCATTGAGCAACCCCACAAATGTCCAGATGATGGCTCCACCAGAGCGCATGCCCTCCCCTCCGGCCCCAGGCTGCAGCATCTCCACTGGCCTGCAGAAAATGGTCATCGACAATGAGCTATCAGG CTTGGTGGACTTCACTCgtctcccctcccccaccccggAAAATAAAGATCTGTTTTTTGTCACACGGAGCTCGGGCATCCAGCCCTCCCCAGCGCGCAGCTCGAGTTACTCTGAAGCCAATGAGCCCGAGCTGGGCATGAGCAATGGTAGCAAGAGCCTGTCCATGGTTGACCTCCAAGAGACGGCCCGGAGTCTGGACACCCCCCCTGCTCCCTCGGACACGCTCGGTGAGGGCCCTTCCGTGCCCTGGTTGGTACGGATGCCCCAGGGCAACTTGGTTGGGGGTCCCACCTTGCGGAGGGCAGGCCAGACCCCCACCACGCCCGGAGCGGGAGAGGGGGTCCCGGGAGCTCCGGGGCGGCCAGCTCAGCTCCTGGCCCCCCTGTCCTTCCAGAACCCCGTCTACCAGATGGCGGCCGGACTTCCTGTGTCGCCCCGTGGAGCAGTGGGGGACTCTGGGTCGGAGTCTCACAGCTCTGTCAGTTCCCATAGCAACAATGACGACAGGCCAGAGCTAAAACACCCTTTTTTGAACCATGGGGGTGGGGCCAGCAGTGGGGAGGAGTTTGGGGCGCGGCGTTCAGGAGAGTTCACTCGGAGGCAGATGTCCCTTACAGAGTCCCAACATCAAACGGGTGTCCCTCGGCAGAACAGTGCCGGACCCCAGCGTCGCATTGACCAACCACCACCGCAGAGCACTGCGCGAGGCCGCACCCCTCCCAGCATGCTCAACTCTGCCCCTTACCCACGCCCTTCCAGCAGCAGCGTGATGTCATCCTCACCTGATTGGCCGAGCAGTGGGGCACGATTACGGCAACAGAGCTCCTCCTCCAAAGGGGACAGTCCAGAGACCAAACAGCGCGCTCAGCACaaacag GCCCCTTCCCCAGTCAACCCCAGTGCGTTGGATCGCACGGCTGCCTGGCTGCTGAATATGAATGTGCCGTATTTAGAGCAGGACTCAGAGACAGACCCACACGCCAGAGAGGAGTACACACATGAAAAG TACCAGGCGGAGATCGCGCTGCTGCAGGATAAGCTGCGCGTGTCGGTGCAGAAGCTGGAGGAGTATGAGCTCCGGCTGAAGGACCAGGATGATCAGGCTCAGAAGATGCTGATGGAGTACCAGGCGCGGCTGGAGGAGTCAGAAGAGCGGCTGCGCCGACAGCAGGATGACAAGGACTTGCAGATGAAGAGCATCATCAGCAG GTTGATGTCTGTTGAAGAGGAACTGAAGAAGGACCACTCAGACATGCAGGCTGTTGTCGACTCCAAACAGAAAATTATTGAtgcacag GAGAAGCGGATAGCATCTCTGGACGCGGCCAACGCTCGGCTTATGAGCGCACTGACGCAGCTAAAGGAGCGCTACAGCATGCAGACGCGCAACGGCATCTCCCCCACAAACCCCACCAAGCTGCAGATCACTGAGAACGGGGA